A portion of the Anopheles merus strain MAF unplaced genomic scaffold, AmerM5.1 LNR4000477, whole genome shotgun sequence genome contains these proteins:
- the LOC121602500 gene encoding histone H4: MTGRGKGGKGLGKGGAKRHRKVLRDNIQGITKPAIRRLARRGGVKRISGLIYEETRGVLKVFLENVIRDAVTYTEHAKRKTVTAMDVVYALKRQGRTLYGFGG, translated from the coding sequence ATGACTGGaagaggaaagggaggaaaaggcCTGGGTAAAGGAGGAGCCAAGCGTCACCGAAAAGTGCTGCGAGATAACATCCAGGGCATTACCAAGCCCGCCATCCGCCGTTTGGCTCGGCGTGGAGGAGTGAAACGTATCTCCGGCCTCATCTACGAGGAAACCCGTGGCGTGCTGAAAGTGTTTCTGGAGAATGTGATCCGTGATGCGGTCACTTACACTGAACACGCCAAGCGTAAGACCGTCACCGCTATGGATGTGGTGTATGCTCTGAAGCGTCAGGGCCGTACTCTGTACGGTTTCGGAGGTTAA
- the LOC121602499 gene encoding histone H3-like, with protein sequence MARTKQTARKSTGGKAPRKQLATKAARKSAPATGGVKKPHRYRPGTVALREIRRYQKSTELLIRKLPFQRLVREIAQDFKTDLRFQSSAVMALQEASEAYLVGLFEDTNLCAIHAKRVTIMPKTSSWPVASAESVPKSSMHPEAVPV encoded by the coding sequence ATGGCTCGTACCAAGCAAACCGCTCGTAAATCGACTGGAGGTAAGGCTCCTCGCAAGCAGCTGGCCACCAAGGCTGCTCGTAAAAGTGCCCCGGCCACCGGAGGAGTGAAGAAGCCGCATCGTTACCGTCCGGGAACGGTGGCCCTCCGAGAAATCCGTCGCTACCAGAAGTCGACCGAGCTGCTCATCCGCAAGCTGCCCTTCCAGCGCTTGGTGCGTGAGATCGCCCAGGACTTCAAGACTGATCTCCGCTTCCAGAGCTCAGCCGTGATGGCGCTGCAGGAAGCCAGCGAGGCGTACCTGGTTGGTCTGTTCGAAGACACGAATCTGTGCGCCATCCACGCCAAGCGCGTCACCATCATGCCCAAGACATCCAGCTGGCCCGTCGCATCCGCGGAGAGCGTGCCTAAATCGTCCATGCATCCGGAAGCGGTCCCTGTCTAA
- the LOC121602502 gene encoding histone H2B, which yields MAPKTSGKAAKKSGKAQKNISKSDKKKKRKTRKESYAIYIYKVLKQVHPDTGISSKAMSIMNSFVNDIFERIAAEASRLAHYNKRSTITSREIQTAVRLLLPGELAKHAVSEGTKAVTKYTSSK from the coding sequence ATGGCACCCAAAACCAGTGGAAAAGCTGCGAAGAAGTCTGGCAAAGcccagaaaaatatttccaagtccgacaagaaaaagaagcgcaaGACCCGCAAGGAAAGCTACGCTATTTACATCTACAAAGTGTTGAAGCAAGTCCACCCGGATACTGGCATCTCTTCGAAGGCCATGAGCATCATGAACAGTTTCGTCAACGATATCTTCGAACGCATTGCTGCTGAGGCGTCCCGCTTGGCGCACTACAACAAACGTTCGACGATCACGTCCCGCGAAATCCAAACCGCTgttcgtctgctgctgcctggtgAGCTTGCCAAGCACGCCGTCTCTGAAGGAACGAAGGCTGTCACAAAGTACACCAGCTCGAAGTAA
- the LOC121602501 gene encoding histone H2A, with protein sequence MSGRGKGGKVKGKAKSRSNRAGLQFPVGRIHRLLRKGNYAERVGAGAPVYLAAVMEYLAAEVLELAGNAARDNKKTRIIPRHLQLAIRNDEELNKLLSGVTIAQGGVLPNIQAVLLPKKTEKKA encoded by the coding sequence ATGTCTGGCcgtggaaagggaggaaaggtaAAGGGAAAGGCAAAGTCCCGCTCCAACCGTGCCGGTCTTCAGTTCCCCGTTGGCCGTATTCATCGTCTCCTGCGCAAGGGTAACTATGCCGAGCGCGTCGGTGCCGGAGCGCCCGTGTATCTGGCAGCCGTCATGGAGTACTTGGCCGCTGAAGTGCTTGAGTTGgccggaaacgctgcccgTGACAACAAGAAGACGCGCATCATCCCGCGTCATCTGCAGCTGGCCATCCGCAACGACGAGGAGTTGAACAAGCTGCTGTCCGGAGTAACCATCGCTCAGGGTGGTGTGCTGCCCAACATTcaggccgtgctgctgcccaagAAAACCGAAAAGAAGGCTTAA